GCTCACTGCCCTTGCGGAAATTGTCGGCCAAGGGGTTGAAATCCATCTGTTCGCCGGCAATCATGAACTTTCCGGGGGCCCGCAGTTGGCCGCCCGCGGCCTGATCTGGCATGACGGAGCGGCGATCGTCGAGCTTGACGGGCTCAGGCTCTATCTCGCCCACGGGGATCAACTCAACCCCGAGGACTACGCCTACCGCCTCTGGCGCGCCCTGATCCGCCACCCCCTCTTTCTCTACCTGATCGAAAGGTTTCCAACCGCCCTGGTCCGCGAACTCGCGCTTTATCTCTCACGCAAAAGCCGACACCATAACGGCCGCGGCAAGTTCATTCCTCCCCAGGTTTACCGCAGCGGCGCCAGACTGCTGAAAAGCGATCTTAAGGCCGCCGTCATCGGCCATTTTCACCAGGCCCGGGCGGAGCGCTTTATCCTTAACGGACAAAGCAAAACCCTCTATCTTTTAGACGACTGGAATAACGAACGCGCTTACCTGAGCCTGCAGGACGGTCGTTTCAACTACTGCAATTTTCGTCGATCAGAGCCCGAAAGCGGCGGAACAAATAGGCCGAATCATGCGGCCCCGGCGAACTTTCCGGATGGTACTGAAAAGAAGACAACGGATACCGGCGATGCCGCAAGCCTTCGACCGTGCGATCGTTGAGGTTGACATGGGTAACCTCAACCTCAACGCCGAGGGAATCGAGATCGACGCAGAAGTTATGATTTTGCGAA
This window of the Pseudomonadota bacterium genome carries:
- a CDS encoding UDP-2,3-diacylglucosamine diphosphatase; translated protein: MKAIFLADAHLLTPTEAAYQDLLRFLQQLPQDLDRLFILGDFFDFWIGGPAAPPPAYEPVLTALAEIVGQGVEIHLFAGNHELSGGPQLAARGLIWHDGAAIVELDGLRLYLAHGDQLNPEDYAYRLWRALIRHPLFLYLIERFPTALVRELALYLSRKSRHHNGRGKFIPPQVYRSGARLLKSDLKAAVIGHFHQARAERFILNGQSKTLYLLDDWNNERAYLSLQDGRFNYCNFRRSEPESGGTNRPNHAAPANFPDGTEKKTTDTGDAASLRPCDR